From a single Aestuariibius sp. HNIBRBA575 genomic region:
- a CDS encoding cob(I)yrinic acid a,c-diamide adenosyltransferase, protein MVVLNKIYTRTGDSGETALGNGDRVAKHSARVNAYGTVDETNATIGMARLHASGEIDTQLAAIQNDLFDLGADLCRPEMDKDAEAEYPPLRVTQSLVDRLESEIDVMNKSLTPLRSFILPGGSALAAHLHICRTVSRRAERLAVELSTLESINPAAVKYLNRLSDWCFVAARMANDQGENDVLWVPGANT, encoded by the coding sequence ATGGTTGTCCTAAACAAGATTTACACCCGCACAGGCGATTCCGGTGAAACTGCATTGGGCAATGGCGACCGGGTCGCCAAACATTCCGCCCGCGTCAACGCCTATGGCACCGTGGATGAAACCAATGCGACCATCGGCATGGCACGTCTGCATGCCAGCGGCGAAATCGACACCCAATTGGCCGCGATCCAGAATGACCTGTTTGATCTGGGGGCTGACCTGTGCCGCCCCGAAATGGACAAAGACGCCGAGGCAGAATACCCGCCCCTGCGCGTCACCCAATCGCTGGTGGATCGGCTGGAATCTGAAATCGATGTGATGAACAAATCGCTGACGCCACTGCGCAGTTTCATCCTTCCCGGCGGGTCCGCTTTGGCCGCGCATTTGCACATTTGCCGGACCGTGTCGCGGCGTGCCGAACGGCTTGCTGTCGAACTCTCAACCCTCGAATCGATCAACCCGGCGGCGGTGAAATACCTCAATCGATTGTCCGATTGGTGCTTTGTTGCGGCGCGTATGGCCAACGATCAGGGCGAAAATGACGTGCTTTGGGTGCCCGGGGCGAATACGTAA
- a CDS encoding DUF6473 family protein, translated as MKLETLGQFGLDYAPCQYGLSRLYFRGPRKSLDGDYVACIGGNETYGRFLATTFTDLMQIQLGRTCVNFGCVNAGIDAYIRDSAMMAACHDAAAVVVQVMGAQNQSNRFYTVHPRRNDRFLRPTAALVTLYPDVDFANFTFTRHMLAVLLLTSPERFELVREELQAQWLHSMQSLLAEIRGPALLLWMAEHAPDDEETIMRSDPLFVSRNMLDEISALTQGYVEIVPSQADLASGAEALIYGPAEAHSAAQMLGLTAHETAAEQMCAVLNTMI; from the coding sequence ATGAAACTAGAAACATTAGGCCAGTTTGGTCTTGATTACGCCCCGTGTCAGTACGGGCTTAGTCGCTTGTACTTTCGTGGGCCGCGCAAATCCCTGGATGGGGATTATGTGGCTTGTATCGGTGGTAATGAAACATATGGCCGTTTCCTTGCGACGACGTTTACAGATTTAATGCAGATCCAACTGGGGCGGACTTGTGTGAATTTCGGCTGTGTGAATGCTGGGATTGATGCCTATATTCGTGACAGCGCCATGATGGCGGCCTGTCATGATGCGGCTGCGGTGGTGGTTCAGGTGATGGGCGCACAAAACCAGTCAAATCGGTTCTACACGGTGCATCCGCGTCGCAATGATCGGTTTCTGCGCCCGACGGCGGCTCTTGTCACGTTATATCCGGATGTGGATTTTGCCAATTTCACGTTCACACGGCATATGCTGGCGGTTTTGCTGCTGACATCGCCTGAACGGTTTGAATTGGTCCGCGAGGAATTGCAGGCCCAATGGTTGCATTCGATGCAGAGCTTATTGGCAGAAATTCGGGGTCCGGCTTTGTTGCTGTGGATGGCAGAACATGCGCCGGATGACGAAGAAACAATTATGCGGTCTGATCCGTTATTTGTTTCGCGCAATATGCTGGATGAAATTTCTGCCCTTACCCAAGGATATGTTGAAATCGTACCCAGCCAAGCCGATTTGGCCAGCGGGGCAGAGGCACTGATTTACGGCCCGGCTGAGGCGCATTCAGCGGCGCAAATGCTGGGGCTTACGGCCCATGAAACCGCGGCGGAACAAATGTGTGCTGTGTTGAATACGATGATCTGA
- a CDS encoding twin transmembrane helix small protein: MASDPLFTIALIACAAVVVVLSLGLGSFGKGGEFNKKHANKLMRWRLGLQFLAVVLVVVMVWLRGNGAS, translated from the coding sequence ATGGCTTCGGACCCTCTCTTTACCATCGCATTGATCGCTTGTGCGGCTGTTGTCGTTGTTTTGTCCCTTGGGCTGGGCAGCTTTGGCAAAGGTGGTGAATTTAACAAGAAACATGCCAACAAACTGATGCGCTGGCGGCTGGGGCTGCAATTTCTGGCCGTGGTTTTGGTCGTCGTGATGGTTTGGCTGCGCGGAAACGGAGCAAGTTAA
- a CDS encoding PTS sugar transporter subunit IIA yields MIGIVIVAHGGLATEYLNAVEHVVGKQKGVRAIPIQAEEDRGAKQIEICEAADAVDSGQGVVIVTDMFGGSPSNLSLLACNCDNRRILYGANLPMLVKLAKSRKKTVPEAVNAALEAGRKYINAHMMTGGDAGS; encoded by the coding sequence ATGATCGGCATTGTCATAGTGGCCCATGGGGGTCTTGCTACGGAATATCTGAATGCCGTCGAACATGTTGTCGGCAAGCAAAAAGGTGTGCGCGCAATTCCGATCCAGGCCGAAGAAGACCGAGGCGCAAAGCAAATCGAAATTTGCGAAGCGGCCGATGCGGTTGATAGCGGCCAAGGCGTGGTGATCGTCACGGATATGTTTGGTGGATCGCCGTCAAATTTGTCTTTGTTGGCCTGTAATTGCGACAATCGGCGCATTTTATATGGCGCAAATTTACCTATGTTGGTCAAATTGGCAAAAAGTCGTAAAAAGACAGTACCAGAAGCTGTGAACGCAGCACTGGAAGCCGGGCGAAAATATATCAATGCTCATATGATGACAGGGGGCGATGCGGGTTCATGA
- a CDS encoding electron transfer flavoprotein subunit alpha/FixB family protein gives MAVLLLAEVTDGALAMDATAKAISAATSLGDVTVLCCGASAAAAGNEAATIAGVAKVLVAEDASLGHRLAEPTAALIAGLAGDYEHIVAPATTDAKNVMPRVAALLDAMVISDVTAVVDGNTFERPIYAGNANQTVRSSDAKKVITFRTSTFDAAATGGSAAVETIAAAENPGLSSWVEDKVAASDRPELTSAGVVVSGGRGVGSEDDFALIEKLADKLNAAVGASRAAVDSGYAPNDWQVGQTGKVVAPDLYIAVGISGAIQHLAGMKDSKIIVAINKDEEAPIFQVADFGLVADLFDAVPELTEKLG, from the coding sequence ATGGCTGTTCTTCTATTGGCAGAAGTGACCGACGGCGCCTTGGCGATGGACGCCACCGCCAAAGCGATTTCCGCAGCGACATCTTTGGGTGACGTGACGGTTCTGTGCTGTGGCGCATCCGCTGCCGCTGCAGGCAATGAGGCTGCAACAATCGCAGGCGTGGCCAAAGTTCTGGTCGCCGAAGACGCATCACTGGGTCACCGTTTGGCCGAACCAACTGCGGCATTGATCGCAGGCTTGGCTGGCGATTACGAACATATCGTCGCCCCAGCCACCACAGACGCCAAAAACGTCATGCCCCGCGTGGCTGCGTTGCTGGATGCGATGGTGATTTCTGATGTGACAGCCGTTGTGGACGGCAACACATTCGAACGTCCGATCTATGCGGGCAATGCCAACCAGACCGTCAGATCCTCGGATGCGAAAAAGGTCATCACCTTCCGCACATCCACATTTGACGCCGCTGCCACAGGTGGATCCGCTGCGGTTGAAACCATCGCTGCCGCTGAAAACCCCGGCCTGTCCTCTTGGGTCGAAGACAAAGTTGCTGCGTCTGACCGTCCAGAACTGACATCTGCGGGTGTGGTTGTGTCCGGTGGCCGTGGTGTTGGCTCAGAAGACGATTTTGCACTGATCGAAAAACTGGCAGACAAACTGAACGCTGCCGTTGGCGCGTCCCGTGCTGCGGTTGATTCAGGCTATGCGCCAAACGATTGGCAGGTTGGTCAAACCGGCAAAGTTGTGGCACCTGATCTGTACATTGCGGTCGGTATTTCCGGGGCTATTCAGCACCTTGCCGGGATGAAAGACAGTAAGATCATCGTCGCCATCAACAAAGACGAAGAAGCTCCGATCTTCCAAGTCGCCGACTTCGGTCTGGTCGCGGATCTGTTTGATGCCGTACCAGAATTGACTGAAAAACTGGGCTAA
- a CDS encoding electron transfer flavoprotein subunit beta/FixA family protein, with the protein MKVLVPVKRVIDYNVKVRVKADGSGVDLANVKMSMNPFDEIAVEEAIRLKEAGKADEVIAVSIGVKQAQETLRTALAMGADRAILVVAADDVHTDIEPLAVAKILKAIVDEEQPGIVLAGKQAIDNDMNATGQMLSALLGWSQGTFASELDIDGDSAVVTREVDGGLQTIKVNMPAIITVDLRLNEPRYASLPNIMKAKKKPLDEKTAADYGVDVTPRLEIVTTSEPEARAAGIVVGSVDELVEKLKEAGAV; encoded by the coding sequence ATGAAGGTACTCGTGCCTGTAAAGCGCGTGATTGATTATAACGTGAAAGTTCGTGTGAAAGCGGACGGAAGCGGTGTCGATCTTGCCAACGTTAAAATGTCCATGAACCCGTTCGACGAAATTGCCGTCGAAGAGGCCATTCGCCTAAAAGAAGCGGGCAAAGCGGACGAAGTGATTGCCGTTTCCATCGGCGTCAAGCAGGCGCAGGAAACATTGCGCACCGCCTTGGCGATGGGCGCAGATCGCGCGATCCTGGTTGTAGCTGCGGACGACGTGCACACCGACATCGAACCATTGGCTGTTGCTAAAATCCTGAAAGCCATCGTTGACGAAGAGCAGCCAGGCATCGTTCTGGCCGGCAAACAAGCCATCGACAACGACATGAACGCCACGGGTCAAATGCTGTCGGCATTGCTGGGCTGGTCACAGGGTACATTTGCATCCGAGCTGGACATTGATGGCGACAGCGCCGTTGTGACCCGCGAAGTGGATGGCGGCCTGCAGACCATCAAGGTCAACATGCCTGCGATCATCACGGTGGATCTGCGTCTGAACGAACCACGATATGCATCGCTGCCAAACATCATGAAGGCCAAGAAAAAGCCGCTGGATGAAAAAACCGCAGCTGATTACGGCGTTGACGTCACACCACGTCTGGAAATCGTCACAACCAGCGAACCAGAGGCACGTGCCGCAGGGATCGTTGTTGGGTCCGTGGACGAACTGGTTGAGAAACTCAAAGAAGCGGGGGCTGTGTAA
- a CDS encoding HPr family phosphocarrier protein, which yields MTQAVMRKLEIVNIKGLHARASAKLVEVVEQHDANATVFKDGMDASGDSIMGLLMLAASIGTFIEVETSGPEAEKLAGAIEALVADKFGEGN from the coding sequence ATGACACAGGCAGTTATGCGTAAATTGGAAATCGTGAACATCAAAGGTTTGCATGCGCGCGCCTCGGCCAAATTGGTCGAAGTGGTCGAACAGCATGACGCGAACGCCACTGTTTTTAAGGACGGGATGGATGCGTCGGGCGATTCGATCATGGGGCTTTTGATGTTGGCAGCGTCAATCGGAACCTTTATTGAGGTTGAAACCAGTGGGCCTGAGGCGGAAAAGCTTGCAGGTGCAATCGAAGCGCTGGTTGCCGATAAATTCGGCGAAGGTAACTGA
- a CDS encoding 3-hydroxybutyryl-CoA dehydrogenase, with protein sequence MDIERVGIVGAGQMGNGIAHVFALAGYDVLMTDISQDSLDAGRALISKNLDRQVAREKISQAAKDAAMARINSTLTLTDLGQTDLIIEAATERETVKQAIFEELVPHLKPNTILTSNTSSISITRLASRTDRPEKFMGFHFMNPVPIMQLVELIRGIATDKDTFDTLHAVVEKLGKTSATAEDFPAFIVNRILMPMINEAIYTLYEGVGNVRSIDTSLKLGANHPMGPLELADFIGLDTCLAIMNVLHDGLADTKYRPCPLLTKYVEAGWLGRKTNRGFYDYSGETPVPTR encoded by the coding sequence ATGGATATCGAACGCGTAGGGATCGTTGGCGCAGGCCAAATGGGCAACGGCATCGCACACGTGTTTGCTTTGGCCGGGTATGACGTCTTGATGACGGACATTTCGCAGGATTCCCTGGATGCTGGACGTGCACTGATCTCCAAAAATCTGGATCGTCAGGTCGCACGGGAAAAAATCAGCCAAGCCGCCAAAGACGCAGCAATGGCGCGGATCAACTCTACTTTGACGTTGACCGATTTGGGGCAAACGGACCTGATTATTGAGGCCGCAACCGAACGCGAAACCGTCAAACAGGCCATTTTCGAAGAATTGGTGCCTCATCTAAAACCCAACACAATTCTGACGTCCAACACATCGTCAATCTCGATCACACGACTGGCAAGCCGCACCGATCGCCCCGAGAAATTCATGGGATTTCATTTCATGAACCCTGTGCCGATCATGCAATTGGTTGAATTGATCCGCGGCATTGCCACCGACAAAGATACATTTGATACGCTGCATGCCGTGGTCGAAAAGCTGGGCAAAACATCCGCAACAGCCGAAGATTTCCCTGCCTTCATCGTTAACCGCATCCTAATGCCGATGATCAACGAAGCGATTTACACCCTTTATGAAGGCGTCGGAAATGTGCGCAGCATTGATACTTCGTTAAAATTGGGGGCAAATCACCCCATGGGACCGCTGGAATTGGCGGATTTTATTGGGCTGGATACGTGCCTTGCGATCATGAACGTGCTGCATGACGGGCTAGCGGACACTAAATACCGCCCATGCCCCCTGCTGACCAAATATGTCGAAGCAGGCTGGCTAGGCCGTAAAACCAATCGTGGGTTTTATGATTATTCCGGGGAAACACCGGTTCCGACCCGATAG
- a CDS encoding HPr kinase/phosphorylase → MSLVCPSDHTICVHASAIAFQERAVLIMGGSGTGKSTLALQLMALNCALIADDKTILNRLDDRIIASVPSQLSGKIEARHVGILNANPADPTALALCVDLDHVEPDRLPPHRNVTFLDVQLPLIWGKGRDHLAYMILQYLKRGRSA, encoded by the coding sequence TTGTCGTTGGTCTGCCCATCTGATCACACGATATGTGTGCATGCATCCGCGATCGCGTTCCAAGAGCGCGCAGTGCTGATAATGGGGGGATCTGGAACCGGGAAATCAACATTGGCGTTGCAGTTGATGGCGTTGAATTGCGCGCTGATTGCGGATGACAAAACCATTCTCAACCGTTTGGATGACCGCATCATCGCCTCGGTTCCATCGCAACTGTCCGGCAAAATAGAAGCACGACATGTCGGCATTTTGAACGCCAATCCAGCAGACCCCACCGCGCTCGCGCTTTGTGTTGATTTGGACCATGTTGAACCCGACCGCCTGCCACCTCATCGGAATGTGACATTCCTTGATGTGCAATTGCCCTTGATTTGGGGCAAGGGAAGGGATCATCTGGCCTATATGATCCTGCAATATTTGAAACGGGGACGTTCCGCCTGA
- the rapZ gene encoding RNase adapter RapZ gives MPALTPSDQTKETSETDIDDASQHVLFVTGPSGAGRSTAIKTLEDLGYEVIDNLPISLLPHLLDAPPIGRPLALGLDVRNRDFQTDTVISLIDRLSAGSGVDAQVLYLDCSVEVLVRRYSETRRRHPLAPADPPLSGITKEIELLVPIRARADFLIDTSNLSPHDLKADIEAWFAPDGAQGFGVSVQSFSYKRGLPRGIDIVLDCRFLRNPYWDPSLRQMDGRSKDVDAYVAADERFDEFYHRVFELISFLLPSYKAEGKSHLSIGFGCTGGQHRSVAVTERMAKSLARADWRVSIRHRELERRADVLAPAKSGKTGQ, from the coding sequence ATGCCTGCTTTGACGCCTTCTGACCAAACAAAAGAGACATCCGAAACGGATATCGACGATGCCTCACAGCATGTTTTGTTTGTCACAGGTCCTTCGGGGGCAGGGCGGTCCACAGCGATCAAAACACTAGAGGATCTGGGTTATGAAGTGATCGACAATTTGCCGATCAGCCTTCTGCCGCATCTGCTGGACGCGCCACCAATTGGCCGTCCATTGGCGTTGGGGCTGGACGTGCGAAACCGGGATTTCCAAACGGATACAGTGATTTCGTTGATTGATCGTCTGTCAGCGGGATCGGGCGTGGATGCGCAGGTGTTATATCTGGATTGTTCGGTCGAGGTTCTGGTGCGGCGGTATTCAGAAACCCGCCGCCGCCATCCATTGGCCCCTGCCGATCCGCCATTGTCCGGGATCACCAAGGAAATCGAATTATTGGTTCCCATTCGGGCGCGTGCGGATTTCTTGATCGATACATCCAACCTGTCGCCCCATGATCTAAAGGCCGATATCGAAGCTTGGTTTGCACCTGACGGCGCGCAGGGCTTCGGTGTGTCGGTGCAGTCGTTTTCATATAAACGGGGATTGCCGCGCGGGATCGACATTGTTTTGGATTGCCGGTTTTTGCGCAATCCCTACTGGGACCCCTCATTGCGGCAAATGGACGGGCGCAGCAAAGACGTGGATGCCTATGTCGCCGCGGATGAGCGATTCGATGAATTCTACCATCGCGTGTTTGAATTGATTTCATTTCTACTGCCATCCTACAAGGCTGAGGGCAAATCACACCTGTCTATCGGTTTTGGGTGTACCGGAGGGCAACACAGATCGGTTGCAGTGACGGAAAGAATGGCCAAATCCCTTGCGCGTGCTGATTGGCGGGTGTCTATACGGCATCGGGAATTGGAACGGCGCGCCGATGTTTTGGCGCCTGCAAAATCGGGGAAAACCGGTCAATGA
- a CDS encoding lysophospholipid acyltransferase family protein: MTSRNATTPKGKDAPRIYDRRALTYSDTFDNPAKRLLIKAIEWATGKIQVIRRIRAFEKSGVPAGQEFWPATMRIMGIDIQTPQSQLDRIPAEGPVILVSNHPHGMIDGMVLADVIGRRRNDYRILTRAMLTGIDESAASYMIPVPFPHEDDAQRKMIEMRAKAMDHLDKNGMIALFPSGVVAQAKSMFGPAEEAEWNVFTAKMIRRSGATVVPCFFQGSNSRAYQMAANISPSLRQGLLIHEVVHAFDKPQAPIIGKPITPELANELGKDPRGFMTYLREHTLALGKNPDIDPA; encoded by the coding sequence ATGACAAGCCGTAATGCGACCACACCGAAAGGCAAAGATGCACCCCGCATCTATGATCGGCGGGCGCTCACGTATTCTGACACCTTTGACAATCCGGCCAAACGGCTGTTGATCAAAGCAATCGAATGGGCCACCGGTAAAATTCAGGTCATTCGGCGCATCCGTGCCTTTGAGAAAAGCGGCGTTCCCGCAGGCCAAGAATTCTGGCCAGCGACGATGCGGATCATGGGGATCGACATTCAAACGCCCCAATCGCAATTGGATCGCATTCCCGCCGAAGGTCCGGTTATTTTGGTGTCAAACCACCCACATGGGATGATCGACGGCATGGTTTTGGCGGATGTCATTGGACGTCGGCGCAATGATTACCGGATTTTGACCCGCGCCATGCTGACAGGTATTGATGAAAGCGCGGCCAGTTACATGATCCCGGTGCCATTCCCCCATGAGGATGACGCGCAGCGCAAGATGATCGAAATGCGCGCTAAGGCGATGGATCATCTGGATAAAAACGGCATGATCGCCTTGTTTCCGTCTGGGGTCGTCGCACAGGCGAAATCCATGTTTGGCCCCGCAGAAGAGGCCGAGTGGAATGTTTTCACTGCGAAAATGATCCGCAGATCCGGGGCGACTGTTGTGCCTTGCTTCTTTCAGGGATCAAACTCGCGGGCCTATCAAATGGCGGCGAATATTTCGCCATCATTGCGTCAGGGCCTGCTGATCCATGAGGTTGTGCACGCCTTTGATAAACCTCAGGCACCCATTATTGGCAAACCGATCACACCGGAATTGGCCAATGAACTGGGCAAAGATCCACGTGGATTTATGACCTATCTGCGCGAACATACGCTGGCCTTGGGTAAGAACCCGGATATTGATCCAGCCTGA